Proteins from a genomic interval of Zingiber officinale cultivar Zhangliang chromosome 2A, Zo_v1.1, whole genome shotgun sequence:
- the LOC122043168 gene encoding nudix hydrolase 2-like, translating into MSISTSSSSVLAPKLHFDSDEDVALLTAVNDEHGGVIVEIKDPMDSTDFSTSLRSSLINWKKQGKKGVWIKLPINLANLIEAVVQEGFLYHHAEPTYLMLVRWLPNTQHTIPANASHRVGIGAFVMNDNREILVVQEKNGILKGSGFWKFPTGVVEQGEDIHAGTIREVKEETGIDTEFVEVLAFRQTHKAFFEKSDLFFLCLLRPLSFDIHIQELEIEAAQWMPIEEYANQPFVQKHELLKYILEVSLAKIDKGYSGFSPVQIRSTFFGQQREECLFLNSRDFNH; encoded by the exons ATGTCGATATCAACCAGTTCATCATCTGTTTTGGCTCCAAAATTGCACTTTGATAGTGATGAAGATGTTGCTTTACTCACTGCTGTCAATGATGAGCATGGGGGTGTTATTGTTGAAATTAAGGACCCCATGGATTCTACAGATTTCAGTACTTCATTAAGATCTTCTTTAATAAATTGGAAGAAACAG GGTAAAAAAGGTGTTTGGATTAAACTTCCTATAAATCTTGCAAATCTTATTGAAGCTGTTGTTCAG GAGGGCTTTTTATACCACCATGCAGAACCAACTTATTTAATGCTGGTTCGTTGGCTTCCCAATACTCAACACACAATACCTGCAAATGCCTCACATAGAGTTGGAATTGGGGCTTTTGTGATGAATGATAACAGAGAG ATTTTGGTAGTCCAAGAAAAGAATGGCATACTTAAAGGATCAGGATTTTGGAAGTTTCCAACAGGAGTTGTTGAACAA GGCGAAGACATACATGCCGGAACAATAAGGGAAGTAAAAGAAGAGACAGGA aTTGATACTGAATTTGTTGAAGTTCTGGCATTCAG GCAGACCCACAAGGCATTCTTCGAGAAATCAGATTTATTCTTTCTATGCTTGTTGCGCCCTCTCTCATTCGACATTCACATACAAGAACTAGAGATCGAAGCTGCCCAG TGGATGCCGATTGAGGAATACGCAAATCAACCTTTTGTCCAGAAACACGAACTGCTGAAGTATATTCTCGAAGTTAGCTTGGCAAAGATCGACAAAGGCTACTCTGGATTCTCACCTGTTCAAATAAGATCAACTTTCTTCGGGCAACAAAGAGAGGAATGCCTCTTTTTGAACAGCAGGGACTTCAACCATTAG